In Shewanella sp. VB17, a single genomic region encodes these proteins:
- the sstT gene encoding serine/threonine transporter SstT, producing MKKNQSLLARVANGSLVLQILFGIISGIVVASLSEGAAESVAFLGDLFVSALKAVAPILVFVLVAASIANQKKNAKTNMRPIVVLYLFGTFAAALVAVLLSFAFPVTLVLATGAEGATPPEGIAEVLNTLLFKLVDNPVNALMTGNYIGILAWAVGLGLALHHASDTTKQVFSDVSHGISQIVRFIIRLAPIGIFGLVASTFAKTGFAAIAGYGQLLAVLLGAMLIIALVVNPLIVYAKIRRNPYPLVLTCIRESGITAFFTRSSAANIPVNMALCEKLKLHEDTYSVSIPLGATINMAGAAITITVLTLAAVNTMGIEIDIFTAILLSVVAAVSACGASGVAGGSLLLIPLACSLFGISNDIAMQVVAVGFIIGVIQDSAETGLNSSTDVIFTAAACEAAEKSRKA from the coding sequence ATGAAAAAAAACCAATCTTTGTTAGCCAGAGTGGCTAATGGTAGCTTAGTGCTACAGATCCTATTTGGGATTATTTCTGGCATTGTTGTAGCCAGTTTGTCAGAAGGTGCTGCCGAAAGCGTCGCATTTTTAGGTGATTTATTTGTTAGCGCCTTAAAGGCAGTAGCCCCTATTTTGGTCTTTGTTCTCGTCGCAGCATCAATCGCGAATCAGAAAAAAAATGCTAAGACCAATATGCGTCCAATTGTGGTGCTTTATTTGTTTGGTACATTCGCTGCGGCACTTGTAGCCGTACTGCTCAGCTTTGCTTTTCCGGTTACCTTAGTTTTGGCGACAGGAGCTGAAGGCGCTACACCTCCAGAGGGGATCGCAGAAGTACTTAATACGTTACTTTTCAAACTTGTCGATAATCCCGTTAATGCTTTAATGACAGGGAATTATATTGGTATTTTAGCGTGGGCTGTGGGCTTAGGTTTAGCGCTGCATCACGCCAGTGACACAACAAAACAAGTGTTTAGTGATGTGAGTCATGGGATTTCGCAGATAGTGCGTTTCATTATTCGTTTAGCCCCTATTGGTATTTTCGGCTTAGTGGCATCGACATTTGCGAAAACGGGTTTTGCGGCCATTGCGGGTTATGGACAACTTTTGGCTGTGTTGCTCGGGGCCATGCTAATCATTGCTCTTGTTGTTAACCCATTGATTGTTTATGCTAAAATTAGACGTAACCCTTATCCTTTAGTGCTTACTTGTATCCGTGAAAGCGGCATTACAGCTTTCTTTACTCGTTCTAGTGCAGCGAATATTCCAGTAAACATGGCATTGTGTGAAAAACTTAAGTTGCATGAAGATACTTATTCAGTATCCATTCCACTGGGTGCGACCATTAATATGGCGGGGGCAGCGATCACCATTACTGTATTGACGCTTGCTGCTGTGAATACCATGGGGATAGAGATTGATATTTTTACGGCGATACTGCTGAGTGTTGTTGCAGCAGTCTCTGCTTGTGGAGCATCTGGTGTCGCTGGCGGATCTCTTTTGTTGATCCCATTAGCGTGTAGCTTGTTCGGGATCTCCAATGATATTGCGATGCAAGTGGTTGCCGTTGGGTTTATCATCGGTGTTATTCAAGATTCAGCCGAAACAGGTTTGAATAGCTCAACGGATGTAATATTTACTGCAGCAGCATGCGAAGCTGCAGAAAAGAGCAGGAAAGCATAA
- the gltX gene encoding glutamate--tRNA ligase encodes MTIKTRFAPSPTGFLHVGGARTALYSWLYARANQGDFVLRVEDTDIERSTPEACEAILEGMQWLGLNWDEGPYYQTKRFDRYNEIIAQMLEQGSAYKCYCSRERIEAMREDQAEKGLQQKYDGCCRDKAPQETSEAFVIRFKNPTQGSVVFDDHVRGRIEISNERLDDLIIARTEGTPTYNFCVVVDDWDMGITCVVRGEDHINNTPRQINILKALGAPIPEYAHVAMILGDDGAKLSKRHGAVGVMQYRDDGYLPEALLNYLVRLGWSHGDQEVFSIDEMKQLFKLDDINKAASAFNTEKLIWLNQHYIKELDPDYVAEHLKWHMVDQNIDITNGPALAQVVSALSERAKTLKELAASSRYFYEDFTDFDETAAKKHLRGVAMEPLKLIQQKLIALNEWTVEVIHQVIEDTAAELDVGMGKVGMPLRVAVTGAGMSPSVDVTLFLVGKVRCEQRILKAIEFVANRINS; translated from the coding sequence ATGACAATTAAGACGCGTTTTGCTCCCAGCCCTACTGGTTTTTTGCATGTTGGTGGCGCTCGTACAGCGCTTTATTCATGGTTATATGCTCGTGCCAATCAAGGTGACTTTGTGTTGAGAGTTGAAGACACTGATATTGAGCGTTCTACTCCAGAAGCATGTGAAGCCATTCTTGAGGGAATGCAGTGGTTAGGTTTAAATTGGGATGAAGGCCCTTATTACCAAACTAAGCGTTTTGATCGCTATAATGAAATTATTGCTCAAATGCTTGAGCAGGGCAGTGCTTATAAATGTTACTGCTCACGTGAGCGCATAGAGGCTATGCGTGAGGATCAGGCTGAAAAAGGCCTACAGCAAAAATATGATGGCTGCTGTCGTGATAAAGCACCACAAGAAACGAGTGAGGCATTTGTTATTCGTTTTAAAAACCCAACGCAAGGCAGTGTCGTATTTGACGATCACGTTCGTGGGCGTATTGAAATCTCAAATGAACGATTAGATGATCTCATTATTGCTCGTACTGAGGGCACCCCTACTTATAACTTCTGTGTCGTTGTTGATGATTGGGATATGGGGATCACGTGTGTTGTTCGTGGCGAAGATCACATTAATAACACCCCTCGTCAAATTAATATTCTTAAAGCACTTGGAGCACCTATCCCTGAATACGCGCATGTGGCTATGATTTTAGGAGATGATGGAGCCAAGCTTTCAAAGCGACATGGCGCTGTTGGTGTCATGCAGTATCGTGATGATGGTTACCTACCTGAAGCGTTACTTAACTATCTAGTGCGTTTAGGTTGGTCACATGGAGATCAAGAAGTTTTCTCAATTGATGAAATGAAGCAGTTGTTTAAACTTGATGATATTAATAAGGCGGCATCTGCTTTTAATACAGAAAAATTGATTTGGTTAAATCAGCATTATATAAAGGAACTTGATCCTGATTATGTTGCGGAGCACCTGAAGTGGCATATGGTGGATCAAAATATCGACATTACAAATGGCCCTGCATTAGCTCAAGTCGTATCAGCATTATCAGAACGGGCTAAAACGTTGAAAGAGTTAGCCGCTTCTAGCCGTTATTTTTATGAAGATTTTACTGACTTTGACGAAACGGCAGCTAAGAAGCATCTTAGAGGTGTCGCCATGGAACCTCTAAAACTAATACAGCAGAAATTGATAGCGTTAAATGAATGGACTGTAGAGGTTATTCATCAAGTGATTGAAGATACCGCTGCAGAATTAGACGTTGGGATGGGGAAGGTTGGGATGCCTTTGCGTGTCGCCGTTACGGGAGCTGGGATGTCTCCTAGTGTTGATGTTACTTTATTTTTAGTTGGTAAGGTTAGGTGTGAGCAAAGAATCCTCAAAGCGATTGAATTTGTAGCAAATAGAATAAATTCCTAA
- a CDS encoding DNA-3-methyladenine glycosylase 2 family protein, with translation MCSKPVIALSNESYRRARLARDPRFDGVFFIGVITTGIFCRSICPATPPKEENVRYFSTAIAAINAGLRPCLRCRPESAPGSCAWNGTQTTVDRAVSLIDGGFLFDENGGSLASLAEKLGITSRYLRKLFLNKVGTSPKKYAQFHQLMFAKQLLHQTDLSMTQVGLAAGFNSIRRFNEVFQQTLGLTPSALRKSHKTSNSQDKDDSRGIRLSIQLSYRPPLNWCKQLAFYRLRMVEGMEWAQGDQSYCRSFQLGRVKGFFEAEHIEDKHRFTITIYLADPQALSVLKEVVIEIKRVLDVDADMAQIHTSLLSIDLIHNEMEEGLRLPGTWSVFEAGCRAILGQQVSVTQATKLLNKMVKANGEQLTICDKTVLLFPTPARVATASLAELKMPGARKAALNAFGLFVSEHPDASVDDWLNIKGIGAWTVAYAKMRGLSEPNILLCSDLIVKKKLLMRCEELRGLDINVAQAIPIDIDYQELTAKLQESISPWGSYLTFQLWNLA, from the coding sequence ATGTGTTCAAAACCTGTGATAGCGTTATCAAATGAATCTTACCGCAGGGCAAGATTGGCCAGAGATCCACGTTTTGATGGTGTATTTTTTATTGGGGTGATCACCACGGGCATTTTTTGTCGCTCAATTTGCCCGGCCACTCCACCCAAAGAGGAAAATGTTCGTTACTTTTCAACGGCCATCGCGGCAATCAATGCTGGACTAAGGCCATGTTTACGTTGTCGACCAGAGAGTGCCCCAGGGTCATGTGCTTGGAATGGCACACAAACCACGGTTGATCGCGCTGTATCATTAATTGATGGGGGATTTCTTTTTGATGAGAACGGGGGCTCTTTGGCGTCTTTAGCCGAAAAGTTGGGGATCACGAGTCGTTATTTAAGAAAGCTTTTTTTAAATAAAGTGGGTACATCACCTAAAAAATATGCTCAGTTTCATCAGCTTATGTTTGCTAAGCAACTATTGCATCAGACTGATTTATCCATGACTCAAGTTGGACTTGCTGCTGGTTTTAATAGTATTAGACGTTTTAATGAAGTTTTTCAACAAACGTTAGGTTTAACGCCTTCAGCTTTACGTAAGAGTCACAAGACAAGTAACAGTCAAGATAAAGATGACAGCCGTGGCATACGTTTATCGATACAATTATCCTACAGACCTCCCTTAAATTGGTGTAAACAATTGGCTTTTTATCGCTTACGAATGGTTGAAGGAATGGAATGGGCTCAGGGTGATCAGAGTTATTGCCGTAGTTTTCAACTTGGTCGTGTTAAAGGTTTTTTTGAAGCGGAGCATATTGAAGATAAACATAGGTTTACTATCACCATTTACCTAGCAGATCCCCAGGCTTTATCAGTGTTAAAGGAAGTGGTTATTGAGATTAAGCGAGTGCTGGATGTCGATGCAGATATGGCTCAGATCCACACAAGTCTATTATCTATTGATCTTATTCATAATGAAATGGAGGAGGGATTGAGATTACCCGGAACATGGTCAGTATTTGAAGCCGGATGTCGAGCTATTCTTGGTCAGCAGGTTAGTGTTACCCAAGCAACTAAGTTATTGAATAAAATGGTAAAGGCTAATGGTGAGCAACTGACAATTTGCGATAAAACTGTATTATTATTTCCCACTCCAGCAAGGGTGGCGACAGCAAGTTTAGCTGAACTAAAAATGCCTGGAGCGAGAAAGGCAGCGCTGAATGCGTTTGGGTTATTTGTCAGCGAGCATCCAGATGCTTCGGTTGATGATTGGCTTAATATAAAAGGGATTGGGGCATGGACTGTGGCTTACGCAAAAATGCGAGGACTCAGTGAGCCTAATATTTTGCTCTGTTCTGATTTAATCGTTAAAAAGAAGTTGCTGATGCGATGCGAAGAGCTACGCGGTTTGGATATCAATGTTGCACAAGCAATACCAATAGACATTGATTATCAGGAGCTAACGGCAAAATTACAGGAAAGCATTTCTCCCTGGGGAAGTTATTTAACGTTTCAATTATGGAATTTAGCATGA
- a CDS encoding dual specificity protein phosphatase family protein produces the protein MQHLFWLMENKIAGRSGPNKELWDLNEIKRSGIGALLSVNGGEDCDLAAIEAAQLVYACIPFSSNIPPKEDDLAICVEQLPKALAFIRDCEAKALPVLIHCRSGKDRTALLMAYYLMENGAAPLHAVSQVRAVRDIAFSAEGWDQFAFDVLYALQG, from the coding sequence ATGCAGCATCTATTCTGGTTAATGGAAAACAAAATTGCCGGTCGTAGTGGACCAAACAAGGAACTGTGGGATCTGAATGAAATTAAACGTTCAGGCATTGGGGCTTTACTGTCGGTTAATGGCGGTGAAGATTGTGATTTAGCCGCAATCGAGGCTGCTCAGCTGGTTTATGCATGTATTCCTTTTTCCAGTAATATTCCGCCAAAAGAAGATGATTTGGCTATATGTGTTGAACAATTGCCAAAGGCACTCGCCTTTATTCGTGATTGTGAAGCGAAAGCGTTACCTGTGTTGATCCATTGTCGTTCAGGCAAGGATAGGACGGCTCTTTTGATGGCTTATTATTTAATGGAAAATGGCGCCGCACCATTACATGCGGTGAGTCAAGTTAGAGCGGTGAGAGATATTGCATTCAGCGCTGAAGGTTGGGATCAGTTTGCTTTTGATGTGCTCTATGCACTTCAGGGATAA
- a CDS encoding methylated-DNA--[protein]-cysteine S-methyltransferase, producing the protein MDVSDKNLLNPVADKWIQSPVGVLHVKASQYGISHLGVAKEGAQLLGNASGVECEAAQLHLALLEQELAEYFSGSRDSFTVPLAPRGTVFQIQVWQALIELTYGSTCSYGDIAQQIGRPKAVRAVGAANGANPIAIIVPCHRVIGKNGQLTGYAYGLSMKQRLLTLEYENSAIA; encoded by the coding sequence ATGGATGTTTCCGATAAGAATTTACTTAATCCGGTAGCAGATAAATGGATCCAGAGTCCCGTTGGTGTGCTGCATGTTAAAGCGAGCCAGTATGGGATCAGTCATCTTGGCGTTGCCAAAGAAGGCGCGCAATTATTAGGGAATGCAAGCGGGGTTGAGTGTGAAGCGGCTCAGTTACATTTAGCACTGCTTGAACAGGAATTAGCGGAGTATTTCTCAGGGAGCCGCGATTCATTTACAGTACCATTAGCTCCGAGAGGAACCGTATTTCAAATTCAAGTGTGGCAAGCTTTGATTGAGTTAACTTATGGAAGCACTTGCAGTTATGGGGATATTGCTCAGCAGATTGGTCGTCCTAAAGCGGTGAGGGCCGTCGGTGCAGCGAATGGTGCCAATCCAATAGCGATTATTGTACCTTGTCATCGGGTTATTGGCAAAAATGGACAGCTAACAGGTTATGCTTATGGCTTAAGCATGAAACAGCGTTTACTGACCTTAGAATATGAAAATAGCGCTATTGCGTAG
- a CDS encoding DEAD/DEAH box helicase has product MTHALSCETINSARFDTLGLIPELLKRVTELEYLIPTPIQSECIPLVLKGGDLLAGANTGSGKTAAFALPLLQSLHMHPQSTSKGNVVRALVLVPTRELAQQIAASFKRYAQGLMPRVKVEAVFGGVSANTQMLALRGGADVLVATPGRLLDLLSSNAITLSQVSHLVLDEADRMLSLGFTDELGEILALLPKSKQTLLFSATFPEEVKALTDALLTTPVEVLLQSQEQSTLHQQVYTVNKNRKTALLAHLIKEQHWRQVLVFASAKNTCNRLEQKLAKAGVSAQVFHGDKAQGARNRVLDGFKNGEISVLIATDIAARGIDIDKLPVVINYELPRSPVDYMHRIGRSGRAGEAGLALSLISHDEYQHFNLIEKKNKFTLEREQVLGFEADAEAPVDCPSRESKSMAAPEGMGKKKRKKLPKANADLWGKKP; this is encoded by the coding sequence ATGACCCACGCACTTTCTTGTGAAACAATAAACAGCGCACGCTTTGATACATTAGGACTCATTCCAGAGCTCCTTAAGCGGGTCACTGAACTTGAATACTTAATCCCCACGCCTATCCAGTCTGAATGCATCCCTCTTGTGTTAAAAGGAGGCGATCTCCTCGCTGGTGCAAATACGGGTTCGGGTAAAACGGCTGCGTTTGCATTACCGCTTTTACAGTCTTTACATATGCATCCCCAGTCGACTTCAAAAGGTAATGTCGTGCGGGCGTTAGTATTGGTGCCGACTCGAGAATTAGCACAGCAGATCGCAGCTAGCTTTAAACGTTATGCTCAAGGGTTAATGCCGAGAGTGAAAGTTGAAGCTGTGTTTGGTGGTGTATCAGCGAACACACAAATGTTAGCACTGCGAGGTGGTGCTGACGTGCTTGTGGCGACGCCAGGACGTTTATTGGACCTGTTGTCGAGCAATGCGATAACACTGTCGCAGGTGTCTCATTTGGTTCTTGATGAAGCCGATCGCATGTTAAGCCTAGGGTTTACTGATGAGTTAGGTGAAATCTTAGCGTTATTACCCAAATCTAAACAAACTTTGCTATTTTCAGCGACATTTCCTGAAGAGGTAAAGGCGCTTACCGACGCACTGTTAACCACTCCGGTAGAGGTTCTCCTGCAAAGTCAAGAGCAGAGTACTCTACATCAACAAGTTTACACGGTTAATAAAAATCGTAAAACAGCGTTATTAGCACATTTGATAAAAGAGCAACATTGGCGCCAAGTATTGGTGTTTGCCAGTGCTAAGAATACGTGTAACCGTCTTGAACAAAAATTAGCTAAAGCAGGAGTGAGTGCACAGGTTTTTCATGGTGATAAAGCTCAGGGGGCTAGAAATCGTGTTCTCGATGGATTTAAAAATGGTGAGATAAGCGTGCTCATCGCGACGGATATTGCAGCTCGCGGTATTGATATCGACAAGCTTCCAGTGGTCATTAACTATGAGTTACCGAGAAGCCCAGTAGATTATATGCACCGTATTGGCCGTAGTGGGCGGGCTGGTGAAGCGGGTTTAGCATTATCTTTGATTTCTCATGACGAATATCAACATTTTAACCTGATTGAGAAAAAGAATAAGTTCACGCTCGAACGTGAACAAGTGCTCGGTTTTGAAGCCGACGCAGAGGCGCCTGTGGATTGCCCATCAAGGGAGAGTAAATCAATGGCGGCACCTGAAGGCATGGGAAAGAAAAAACGTAAAAAATTGCCTAAAGCGAATGCAGATTTGTGGGGTAAAAAACCGTGA
- a CDS encoding chemotaxis protein — translation MKNKATQSQGLLLFRLSPKQLFAMGTLKVRELVPYIPLNAIPHSHPTILGTANVRGNIIPVIDMAAAVGYQKLDKEELARSFIMVTDCQRMVIGFLVRAIDKIVECNWRDIESPPNNLGSNAYLTGVTRLGDELVQLLDVELLLSKIFPASRETSRAILTDMQREKLKPLKILLVDDSKMARKQLSDALDSISIPYQVTSDGHDALAIMKAAAENNEPIDILVSDVEMPGLDGYELSFEVKDTPALSSTYIILHTSLSSAISGSQAQQVGANEALEKFDAHELISAMLRGAESKEKS, via the coding sequence ATGAAGAATAAGGCTACCCAGTCTCAAGGGTTGTTACTTTTTCGATTGTCTCCAAAGCAGCTGTTTGCAATGGGGACCTTAAAAGTTCGTGAACTTGTCCCTTATATTCCTTTGAATGCGATCCCTCATTCTCACCCAACCATTTTAGGCACAGCGAATGTTCGGGGAAATATAATCCCTGTCATTGATATGGCGGCAGCCGTAGGTTATCAGAAGCTTGATAAGGAAGAATTGGCTCGAAGTTTTATTATGGTCACCGATTGCCAACGCATGGTGATAGGTTTTCTAGTAAGGGCTATTGATAAGATTGTAGAGTGTAATTGGAGAGACATTGAATCTCCGCCAAATAACTTAGGTTCGAACGCCTACCTGACTGGTGTGACACGTCTTGGAGATGAATTAGTTCAACTTCTTGATGTTGAGTTGTTACTGTCAAAAATATTTCCAGCGAGTCGTGAAACAAGTCGTGCAATTTTAACCGATATGCAGCGCGAGAAGCTCAAGCCATTAAAGATACTCTTAGTCGATGATTCAAAAATGGCACGTAAACAACTATCAGATGCACTTGATAGTATCAGTATTCCTTATCAAGTGACCTCTGATGGTCACGATGCATTGGCGATAATGAAAGCTGCAGCGGAAAATAATGAACCGATTGATATCCTAGTGAGTGATGTAGAGATGCCTGGTTTAGATGGCTATGAACTGTCATTTGAGGTAAAAGACACCCCAGCATTGTCTTCAACGTACATTATATTACATACTTCTTTATCGAGTGCCATTAGTGGGAGTCAAGCTCAGCAGGTTGGTGCAAATGAAGCATTAGAGAAGTTTGATGCTCATGAGCTGATTAGCGCAATGCTACGAGGGGCTGAGAGCAAAGAAAAAAGTTAG
- a CDS encoding ABC transporter ATP-binding protein: protein MFKKFESWIDPLSSQTPEQPPTGIYAFCRFYTRGFERPLILMSIITALLAVLEVSLFAFMGQLVDLLIASNPDTLFEKEGARLIGMTILVLFIIPTLVLLHALIVYQGLLGNYPMSIRWLAHRYLLKQSVSFYQNDFAGRIATKVMQTSIAVREAVTKILDVLVYILVYFITMLVMIANADIRLMVPMLIWLGIYIGLQCLFIPKLKAASMAQADARSTMTGRIVDSYTNITTVKLFSHTQQEAEYAQSSMHTFLQTVYRQMRLVTGINVSVQLINYLLVFAIAAISIYLWSSNAITVGAITIAVSLSLRLNGMSQWIMWEISSLFENIGTVADGINTLSKPIEIQDIDDASELNVSHGAISFHNVCFHYGEKKGVIENLDLDIKPGEKVGVVGRSGAGKSTLVNLLMRFHDVESGIIEIDGQNINHVQQDSLRANIGMVTQDTSLLHRSIRENILYGNSAANEDELLNAIKHSQSYDFIQTLTDSDGHKGLDAQVGERGVKLSGGQRQRIAIARVLLKNAPILLLDEATSALDSEVEAAIQESLYQLMEGKTVIAIAHRLSTIAAMDRLIVIDKGCIVEQGTHLALIASRGIYAQLWAHQTGGFLGVD from the coding sequence ATGTTCAAAAAATTTGAATCATGGATTGATCCCCTGTCCTCACAAACACCTGAACAACCACCCACAGGGATATATGCCTTTTGCCGTTTTTATACTAGAGGATTTGAGCGCCCACTCATACTAATGTCGATCATTACTGCCCTCTTGGCTGTTTTAGAAGTGTCACTATTTGCCTTTATGGGTCAACTTGTCGATTTATTAATTGCTAGCAATCCTGATACTCTATTTGAAAAGGAAGGAGCAAGGCTCATTGGGATGACGATTCTAGTCTTGTTCATTATTCCAACACTGGTATTACTTCACGCACTCATTGTCTATCAAGGTTTGTTAGGTAATTACCCTATGTCTATTCGTTGGTTAGCTCATCGATACTTATTAAAACAAAGTGTCTCATTTTACCAAAATGATTTTGCTGGGCGTATCGCTACCAAGGTCATGCAAACATCCATTGCTGTACGTGAAGCAGTCACTAAAATACTCGATGTTCTTGTCTACATTTTAGTGTATTTCATCACAATGCTCGTCATGATTGCCAATGCAGATATCCGTTTAATGGTCCCGATGTTAATCTGGCTGGGTATTTACATCGGTCTACAATGTCTTTTTATCCCCAAATTAAAGGCTGCATCAATGGCACAAGCCGATGCTCGTTCTACCATGACCGGCAGAATTGTCGACAGTTATACCAATATAACTACCGTTAAGCTCTTTTCACATACACAACAAGAAGCTGAATATGCTCAAAGCAGTATGCACACCTTTCTACAAACTGTGTACCGACAAATGCGACTTGTAACAGGGATTAATGTGAGTGTCCAGCTCATAAACTACTTACTTGTATTTGCTATCGCTGCGATTTCTATCTATTTATGGAGCAGTAATGCCATCACTGTTGGTGCTATCACCATTGCTGTCAGCCTTTCTTTAAGACTCAATGGCATGTCTCAATGGATAATGTGGGAAATAAGCTCACTATTTGAAAATATTGGCACTGTTGCTGATGGGATCAATACATTGTCCAAACCCATCGAGATCCAAGATATTGATGATGCTTCAGAGCTGAATGTCTCTCACGGTGCCATTAGCTTTCATAACGTCTGCTTTCACTATGGTGAAAAAAAGGGCGTCATCGAAAACCTTGATCTTGATATTAAGCCTGGTGAAAAAGTGGGGGTAGTTGGCCGCTCTGGTGCAGGAAAATCGACGTTAGTGAATTTATTGATGCGTTTCCATGATGTCGAAAGCGGCATCATTGAAATAGATGGTCAAAATATTAACCATGTACAGCAGGATTCATTAAGAGCAAATATCGGTATGGTAACGCAAGATACTTCCCTACTGCATCGCTCTATTCGTGAAAACATTCTTTATGGTAACTCAGCAGCCAATGAGGATGAACTCCTCAATGCTATTAAACATTCTCAATCTTACGATTTTATCCAGACATTAACGGATTCTGATGGTCATAAAGGGTTAGATGCACAAGTCGGCGAACGTGGCGTTAAGCTATCAGGTGGGCAACGCCAACGGATCGCTATCGCAAGAGTGCTCTTAAAAAATGCCCCCATTCTCCTGCTCGATGAAGCGACATCTGCACTGGACTCAGAAGTAGAAGCCGCTATTCAAGAAAGCTTATATCAACTTATGGAAGGTAAAACTGTCATCGCCATAGCCCATCGACTTTCTACTATCGCTGCAATGGATAGATTAATTGTAATCGACAAAGGCTGTATTGTAGAACAAGGAACACATTTAGCATTAATTGCTTCACGGGGGATTTACGCTCAACTTTGGGCTCATCAAACCGGGGGGTTTTTAGGAGTAGACTAA